A portion of the Deltaproteobacteria bacterium genome contains these proteins:
- a CDS encoding cache domain-containing protein encodes MKKVLAIILVGLFVLGGVAYAAKGTAKEAIANVDKAIAYFKANGKAAAFAAFDNPKGAFVKEDLYIYVVDMKGDILSHGANKKLIGQHFIDIKDSHGKLFFREIIDVAKKKGSGWVDYTWTNPVSKKVEPKSAYVKKSGDYVFCCGVYK; translated from the coding sequence ATGAAAAAAGTTTTAGCAATAATTCTGGTAGGCCTTTTTGTGTTAGGGGGGGTCGCGTATGCAGCCAAGGGTACGGCGAAGGAAGCCATAGCAAATGTGGACAAGGCAATTGCGTACTTCAAGGCAAATGGAAAGGCAGCAGCATTTGCGGCATTTGATAACCCGAAGGGGGCATTCGTAAAGGAAGACCTGTATATCTATGTTGTCGATATGAAAGGTGATATTTTATCCCACGGAGCAAACAAAAAACTGATAGGTCAGCATTTTATCGATATTAAAGACTCCCATGGAAAGCTCTTTTTCCGGGAGATTATCGATGTGGCAAAAAAGAAAGGGAGCGGATGGGTCGATTATACATGGACAAATCCCGTATCGAAAAAGGTGGAGCCGAAATCGGCGTATGTCAAAAAATCCGGCGACTACGTTTTTTGCTGTGGTGTATACAAGTAG
- a CDS encoding methyl-accepting chemotaxis protein — MKKIIRNLKMAKKMMLLPAVVFIFLMALSYGAYDGLSNQKKAIEDIFNNRFKVYQDSADMIKKIGNVHANIYKIISWVNAQYDDQKIQALAKEQTAVLEKTIEQAQNILKSSALTAEEKKLFQKTLDDLLEYQKPAMGVVTVGSSDAGAATMFMGTADDKYQILNQTLEELLVLENKLSKEKYDSSISSFNAVMRTFAIVLVVAIVLSVLINIFITRLITQPIKETIEAIHKVADGDLTQEMSIDSRDEIGELAQSINTMRMKTGEAVGQALSISNVLSESSSRQAAALEETSASLDEMASMTRQNATNTSEANKLMAAAKQAIEKANFSMNELTRSMKEIASASEQTQKIIKSIDEVAFQTNLLALNAAVEAARAGEAGAGFAVVADEVRNLAMRATDSAKNTATLIEDIVNKVRGGESLVNVTNEVFSEVTASSTKVVELMGEIAAASQEQSQGIDQVNKAMAEMNQVTQQNAASAEELTATMAMFKVNGHNGQGHADEISHRKSVKKLLPAHYQQGGPEKIIPMKNDDFV; from the coding sequence GTGAAAAAAATTATCAGAAATCTGAAGATGGCAAAAAAAATGATGTTACTCCCGGCGGTCGTCTTCATATTCCTCATGGCTCTGTCATATGGGGCCTACGACGGGCTTTCGAATCAAAAGAAGGCCATTGAGGACATATTTAACAACCGCTTTAAAGTGTACCAGGATTCCGCGGACATGATCAAGAAAATCGGGAATGTCCACGCGAATATCTATAAGATCATCAGCTGGGTTAATGCGCAATATGACGACCAGAAGATACAGGCGCTTGCTAAAGAACAGACTGCTGTCCTGGAAAAGACCATTGAGCAGGCACAGAATATATTGAAATCAAGCGCCCTCACGGCTGAAGAGAAGAAGCTCTTTCAAAAGACCCTTGATGATCTATTAGAGTATCAAAAGCCGGCTATGGGCGTTGTCACTGTTGGTTCGTCCGATGCGGGCGCAGCGACGATGTTCATGGGCACCGCGGATGATAAATACCAGATTCTCAACCAGACACTGGAGGAACTCCTGGTCCTCGAGAACAAGTTGAGCAAGGAGAAGTACGATTCATCTATCAGTAGCTTCAATGCGGTGATGAGGACTTTTGCGATCGTACTGGTAGTTGCCATAGTCCTGTCTGTATTGATCAACATCTTTATTACCAGGCTGATTACCCAGCCGATCAAGGAGACAATTGAGGCGATCCATAAGGTAGCCGATGGCGATCTTACCCAGGAAATGAGTATAGACTCCAGGGATGAGATCGGTGAACTCGCTCAGTCTATCAATACCATGCGGATGAAGACGGGAGAAGCCGTCGGGCAGGCGCTGTCGATCTCGAATGTTCTCTCTGAATCATCTTCCCGGCAGGCCGCAGCACTCGAGGAGACATCCGCCTCTCTGGACGAGATGGCTTCCATGACCAGACAGAATGCCACCAATACATCCGAGGCCAACAAGCTTATGGCGGCGGCCAAGCAGGCTATTGAAAAGGCAAATTTTTCCATGAATGAGTTGACCAGATCGATGAAGGAAATTGCATCCGCAAGCGAGCAGACCCAGAAGATTATCAAGAGCATAGATGAAGTTGCCTTCCAGACAAACCTGCTGGCTTTAAATGCGGCGGTGGAAGCGGCTCGTGCCGGTGAGGCGGGAGCAGGTTTTGCAGTGGTTGCCGATGAGGTCAGGAATCTGGCTATGCGGGCAACGGATTCCGCGAAGAATACAGCTACTCTGATTGAGGATATTGTGAACAAAGTCAGAGGAGGGGAATCTCTCGTGAACGTTACCAATGAGGTCTTTAGTGAAGTAACGGCCAGCTCGACGAAAGTTGTTGAGTTAATGGGGGAGATTGCTGCTGCATCTCAGGAACAATCTCAGGGGATTGATCAGGTGAACAAGGCGATGGCCGAGATGAACCAGGTAACACAGCAGAATGCCGCCAGTGCAGAAGAATTGACTGCCACCATGGCCATGTTCAAGGTTAACGGTCATAATGGACAGGGCCATGCGGATGAAATATCCCATAGAAAAAGTGTAAAAAAGCTGCTGCCTGCACACTATCAACAGGGCGGTCCCGAAAAAATTATTCCCATGAAAAACGATGACTTTGTCTGA
- a CDS encoding chemotaxis protein CheW translates to MERGLNREGKYLTFGLGSEEYGLEILKVKEIIGIMNITSVPQTPKYVKGVINLRGKVIPVIDLRLKFGMDVIDYDDRTCIIVVDIAGSTGKKIVMGIVVDSVSEVLNIKGEEIADTPTFGVRLDTDYILGMAKVKGGVKILLDINKVLTTDVAIAESIEH, encoded by the coding sequence ATGGAAAGAGGGCTCAACAGGGAAGGGAAATACCTAACCTTCGGCCTTGGTAGCGAAGAGTACGGGTTAGAGATCCTTAAAGTGAAGGAAATCATCGGTATCATGAATATTACCTCTGTACCTCAGACACCGAAGTACGTAAAGGGCGTTATTAATTTAAGGGGAAAGGTTATTCCCGTTATTGATCTTCGTCTGAAGTTCGGAATGGATGTCATAGACTACGATGACAGAACCTGCATTATTGTTGTTGATATTGCAGGCAGCACGGGGAAAAAGATCGTCATGGGTATTGTTGTGGATTCCGTTTCTGAAGTTCTGAATATTAAGGGTGAAGAAATAGCGGATACGCCGACATTTGGTGTGAGATTAGATACGGACTATATCCTGGGTATGGCCAAAGTAAAAGGTGGAGTCAAAATCCTTCTTGATATTAATAAGGTGTTGACGACAGATGTCGCCATAGCTGAATCAATAGAGCATTAA
- a CDS encoding helix-turn-helix domain-containing protein — protein MSESLYSTAEVARLFEINRVTIYRWVQEGVVKAYKVGKHLKIPASEVERLWKEFGFPGASYIHVSDASRKKRSSDSMSNEMKDEHQKKLLMTVGIGEDDLKYIREIFAGMKLAEEYRLTTYMDTLEAALAIGKEKPDLLLIKIMKLEGNGVEFARKIRSIHSDIKIIFMSDSAINRDEKGEVGSLENVPITVGRKRLHREIVKTLGLHDRN, from the coding sequence ATGTCTGAGTCGCTTTATTCTACCGCAGAGGTGGCGAGGTTATTCGAGATCAATAGAGTTACTATTTACCGATGGGTGCAGGAGGGAGTTGTGAAGGCCTATAAGGTTGGTAAACATCTTAAAATCCCCGCATCCGAGGTGGAGAGGCTATGGAAGGAATTTGGTTTTCCCGGGGCATCATACATACATGTTTCCGATGCTTCCAGGAAAAAGCGATCAAGCGATTCTATGAGCAATGAGATGAAAGATGAGCATCAAAAAAAATTGCTCATGACGGTAGGAATTGGCGAGGATGATCTCAAATACATCCGGGAAATATTTGCCGGGATGAAACTTGCAGAAGAATACCGGCTGACGACTTATATGGATACTCTTGAAGCGGCTCTCGCAATAGGCAAAGAGAAACCGGATTTGTTGTTGATCAAGATAATGAAGTTAGAGGGGAACGGCGTTGAGTTTGCGAGAAAAATCAGAAGTATTCATTCTGATATTAAGATCATCTTCATGAGTGATTCTGCCATAAACCGGGATGAAAAAGGGGAAGTCGGATCTCTTGAGAATGTGCCTATAACTGTTGGACGAAAAAGGCTGCATCGCGAGATCGTCAAAACCCTCGGATTACATGACAGGAACTGA
- a CDS encoding chemotaxis protein CheD: MSEIVVGISDIKISNNINDILVTYALGSCIGVSVYDPLVKVGGLLHFMLPESSLDAQKATVNPAMFADTGIPLLFKSCYKFGADKKRMRVKVAGGASILDDTNFFRIGQKNITAVKKLFWKNNVLIETEDTGSNYNRTVHVHIATGKVFVKTAHNGMRELV; the protein is encoded by the coding sequence ATGAGTGAGATTGTTGTCGGGATTTCAGATATCAAGATAAGCAATAATATAAATGATATTTTAGTCACCTACGCGCTCGGTTCATGTATTGGGGTCTCCGTATATGATCCTTTGGTCAAAGTAGGGGGACTTTTACATTTTATGCTTCCTGAATCATCACTCGATGCTCAAAAGGCAACTGTAAATCCGGCTATGTTCGCGGATACAGGCATCCCTCTTTTGTTTAAGTCCTGTTATAAGTTTGGTGCGGATAAAAAAAGAATGAGGGTAAAAGTTGCCGGTGGGGCGAGTATTCTGGACGATACGAATTTTTTCCGGATAGGTCAGAAGAACATCACCGCCGTGAAGAAACTATTCTGGAAAAATAACGTGTTAATTGAAACCGAAGATACGGGGAGTAATTATAACCGGACAGTTCATGTGCATATCGCAACGGGTAAAGTCTTCGTGAAAACCGCCCATAACGGGATGAGGGAGTTGGTATGA
- a CDS encoding tetratricopeptide repeat protein: MATEIKRDEIAKIVKQLNECKKTLKQGNIRPCLLSFKTVLEKTLGTQMLPSDEKEIMVEVNAFQLALSESKIFKELYGPVSFHAKDFSTSLDFVKQLIRVGVEELQENIQDRQKDDTLIQDIATDTDIETEARAIMQLIDEGDYTQAKELIADNDILVTFIVQSYNRSGIRLRKEGNYDEAIEEFRKALTILPDDEGLHYNIARVQVEKKEWEHAKASIQEALKINPLFKEGNDLLKHINAKS; this comes from the coding sequence ATGGCAACAGAAATAAAAAGAGACGAAATAGCAAAAATAGTTAAGCAGTTGAACGAATGCAAAAAAACCCTTAAACAGGGTAACATTCGTCCCTGTCTCCTTTCCTTCAAAACAGTTCTGGAGAAAACCCTGGGCACACAGATGCTCCCGTCTGATGAAAAAGAAATAATGGTGGAAGTGAATGCTTTTCAGCTGGCACTTTCGGAAAGCAAGATTTTCAAAGAGTTATACGGACCTGTATCGTTCCATGCTAAAGACTTCAGCACATCTCTCGATTTTGTTAAACAGTTGATACGTGTTGGAGTGGAGGAGTTACAGGAAAATATTCAGGATCGTCAAAAAGATGACACATTAATCCAAGATATTGCCACAGATACGGATATTGAAACGGAGGCACGGGCGATTATGCAGCTTATTGATGAGGGTGATTATACTCAGGCGAAAGAGCTTATTGCCGATAACGATATTTTAGTAACCTTTATCGTTCAATCATATAACAGAAGTGGAATTCGTCTCCGAAAAGAGGGTAATTACGACGAAGCCATAGAGGAGTTCAGAAAAGCCCTCACTATTCTGCCGGATGACGAGGGGCTGCACTACAACATCGCCAGAGTCCAGGTGGAAAAAAAAGAATGGGAACATGCCAAGGCATCCATTCAGGAGGCGTTAAAAATAAACCCCCTGTTTAAAGAGGGCAATGACCTGCTGAAACATATAAATGCGAAATCTTAG
- a CDS encoding response regulator — protein sequence MSFNVLIVDDSNSMRSVIKKIITISGFKMDQCYEAGNGKQALEILSKVWVDVILSDLNMPEMNGLELLAALKGDSLLQEIPVIIISTEGSDERRRTVLEMGAKQFIKKPFSPENVRKILYEVIGVGDEGTYEGNERDADGGDF from the coding sequence ATGTCTTTTAACGTCTTGATCGTCGATGATTCAAATTCGATGCGTTCCGTGATCAAGAAGATCATTACGATTTCAGGCTTCAAGATGGACCAATGCTATGAGGCAGGAAACGGAAAGCAGGCCCTGGAGATTTTGTCAAAAGTATGGGTGGATGTGATTCTCTCGGATCTGAATATGCCGGAGATGAACGGTTTGGAGCTGCTGGCGGCCTTGAAGGGAGACAGTCTCTTGCAGGAAATTCCTGTCATCATTATCTCGACGGAAGGCAGTGATGAAAGAAGGCGTACCGTTTTAGAGATGGGTGCGAAACAGTTTATCAAAAAACCGTTTTCACCTGAAAATGTCAGAAAAATTCTTTATGAAGTTATCGGTGTGGGGGATGAAGGAACCTATGAAGGAAATGAAAGAGACGCTGATGGTGGCGATTTTTGA
- a CDS encoding HDOD domain-containing protein, with product MISDEILKSIKNIPAFPAVALKVMTLIDDPDFSLMDVVDVIKYDQAVTANILRICNSAYFGLRYKVETVRDAVMRLGQQNVVRAVQVSGVSKFYKNAKGYGLEADKLWEHSVGVALMSQILSRRIFHCEDARLYTTSLLHDIGKVVMGEFVDKSFQNIYNLVSDKGISFLEAEEEVLGINHAELGGKIASHWNFPEDMRDAIVYHHRPDLMPDGGSSSAWLVYLADQACIMMGIGLGSDGLAYKGLSEVIVRFKLRQRDFEECIMMMLGDLESAKELLGIV from the coding sequence ATGATCAGTGACGAGATCTTGAAATCTATCAAGAACATTCCGGCCTTTCCTGCAGTGGCATTGAAGGTGATGACCTTAATTGATGATCCCGATTTCTCTCTAATGGATGTTGTCGATGTGATTAAATATGATCAGGCAGTAACAGCGAACATACTCAGAATTTGCAATTCTGCCTATTTCGGTCTCCGGTATAAAGTCGAAACTGTACGTGATGCCGTAATGCGTCTCGGGCAGCAGAATGTCGTCCGTGCTGTTCAGGTTTCCGGAGTATCAAAATTTTACAAGAATGCAAAGGGTTATGGTCTGGAGGCTGACAAACTCTGGGAGCATTCCGTGGGTGTTGCACTGATGTCCCAGATATTATCCAGGAGGATTTTTCATTGTGAAGATGCCAGACTTTATACGACATCCCTTCTTCATGATATCGGAAAAGTTGTTATGGGTGAATTTGTCGATAAGTCATTTCAAAATATTTATAATCTTGTGTCCGACAAGGGGATTTCATTTCTTGAGGCCGAAGAAGAGGTTCTCGGCATCAACCATGCGGAACTGGGCGGGAAGATAGCCTCCCATTGGAATTTTCCTGAGGATATGCGGGATGCGATTGTTTACCACCACAGACCTGATCTAATGCCGGACGGAGGCAGCAGCAGCGCCTGGCTCGTATATCTTGCCGATCAGGCGTGTATTATGATGGGGATTGGCTTGGGGAGTGATGGTCTTGCATACAAAGGATTGTCTGAAGTGATTGTCAGATTCAAACTTCGCCAGAGGGATTTCGAAGAATGCATCATGATGATGCTGGGGGATCTGGAGAGCGCCAAAGAATTGCTTGGTATAGTTTAA
- a CDS encoding protein-glutamate O-methyltransferase: MASIELNDIDFEKISRFVYDLCGINLHEGKKELVKARLGKRLREGNFTSFSEYYRYVTTPEGSDELIVMIDSLSTNLTYFFREAEHFQKLREILPEMAGMSGKGRIQKLRIWSAGCSTGEEPYSIAMTLREIFNSSQVDIKIIASDISTKVLNTAVKGVYPEEKVKNVFPVLLKKYFQIGQGNWKGHYRVKKEMQEMIDFIRFNLMEELRYSDPFDIIFCRNVMIYFDKTTQGNMVNKFYGYLKKGGYLFIGRSESLTGLNHQFAYIEPSVYRK; the protein is encoded by the coding sequence ATGGCGTCGATTGAGCTCAACGATATTGATTTTGAGAAAATAAGCCGCTTTGTTTACGATCTCTGCGGAATCAATTTACATGAAGGAAAGAAAGAACTTGTCAAAGCACGTTTGGGGAAAAGGCTGAGAGAAGGGAATTTCACGTCTTTCTCGGAATATTATCGCTATGTGACAACACCGGAGGGGTCGGATGAGCTGATTGTTATGATTGACTCGCTCTCTACGAATTTGACGTATTTTTTCAGGGAAGCGGAGCATTTTCAGAAACTTCGAGAGATCCTGCCGGAGATGGCAGGAATGTCAGGGAAGGGTCGTATCCAGAAGTTGAGAATATGGAGTGCCGGCTGTTCGACAGGTGAAGAACCTTATTCGATTGCCATGACGCTAAGAGAAATATTCAACAGCAGTCAGGTTGATATCAAGATAATCGCATCGGATATATCTACAAAAGTACTGAACACAGCGGTGAAAGGTGTATACCCGGAGGAAAAGGTCAAAAATGTTTTCCCCGTTCTTTTAAAAAAATATTTTCAGATCGGTCAGGGTAACTGGAAGGGACACTATCGGGTTAAAAAGGAAATGCAGGAAATGATCGATTTCATACGGTTCAACCTCATGGAGGAACTTCGGTATAGTGATCCTTTTGACATCATATTCTGCAGAAACGTCATGATATATTTTGATAAAACAACCCAGGGTAATATGGTGAATAAATTTTACGGGTACTTGAAAAAGGGCGGGTATTTATTTATCGGACGCTCTGAAAGCCTGACAGGGTTGAATCATCAATTTGCATATATAGAGCCGAGTGTCTATAGGAAATAA